The following proteins come from a genomic window of Diorhabda carinulata isolate Delta chromosome X, icDioCari1.1, whole genome shotgun sequence:
- the LOC130902000 gene encoding tyrosine-protein phosphatase non-receptor type 14 isoform X2, protein MPFKLKLKKSRHYSVVSKSLFVISVEILDGTTVECTLSSESTGQDCLDVVCQKLSLNQPKFFGLQYISRNSDSNLCWLELDRPLKRQLDKYAKGLCVCLRVMYYVISGVRLFNDEVTRYHYFLQLKQDVIEGRISCNPQQAVELASYSMQAEFGNFDAERHTAHYLKDFQLFPKTFTDSSLLETLTEAASRQHAALHNLPQGTAEEYYICACQRLEGYGQEIYAVKDQEGNDILIGICLTGVYAGYPGKEGRHFSWSDISNVINHKRDFTIESVGGTEKVEFQFSDVESAKNAWRFCVLQHIFFRQYENNVDNEKALPKPPVFQQNEDKLRQKDSYEDVTNTSLQWDRPVSSLQNLTHRAQSTSCLDLNKQTDVDTLRSFLPSYRPAPDYETAIQQKYRNSSGAITSRGPLRNTHPILYSSQPEIHQSDTYPTHLHYPDVTHNNIEQKNLLCNNAFGQSQIVDNMGMLHVYKSPPPYPTNKISSNSTPDLAGMSQQIKPHTGFVSNIVSGSSPDLVSGGNLYLRQLYPGHSAHPVHRPQAVIVENPNITKHIKKVYDEHGNIIYCMPANMKQILQENQLPSTGFVVTRNQNAMVAHDHHNSTEPIYENIPLPWQNDGEMRARTQSIHSAPEISQVVNHSVVNAVQSQLQKLNINNQRGSRENLYVNIDGLKSSSKTDLNTHNSSTHNLNESGRSGQLFDNSQMSNIQNVSDSSKVIDTSYVKPSSSLNTTRTSFETNNSLGNDNFNDSTSTSNTSSTKTKKKRWGILMGRSKSGEKIKSATLGREKKKKDEDQNQGNNKHRWSTGLPRFNPLPPSISKETMCQLLENKLADSQLFFEFDKIPKKKQNAEFKTALLSENAAFNRFKDVLPYEDNRLRLIPTKNNKYGYINASHITASVGSKQRFYIAAQGPTRQTLPHFWQCIWEAEVYLIVQLTDPTEDLSYLPDAGERCIDVDQDYQIWWEFSQKTGHCVTSKVRLCHVASRRYRTIWHLHYTDWGDQGCPNSVAHFLGFLEEMQSVHQHSIGEIPPGHNKNPPILVHCTAGVGRTGLTILCDLLLYTVDHNQEVCIPRVVGLLRQQRAYMIQTIAQYRFVYSLLIHYLKQTRLI, encoded by the exons ATGCCTTTTAAACTAAAACTAAAGAAGTCCCGACATTATAGTGTAGTTTCAAAGTCACTATTTGTTATATCTGTTGAAATACTTGATGGAACTACTGTGGAATGTACTCTGTCTTCAGAAAGTACTGGACAAGATTGCTTGGATGTAGTATGCCAAAAGCTAAGTTTAAATCAACCAAAATTCTTTGGACTTCAATATATTAGCAGAAACAGTGACAGTAACTTATGCTGGTTAGAATTAGATAGACCATTAAAAAGGCAATTGGATAAGTACGCTAAGGGCTTATGTGTTTGTTTACGAGTGATGTATTATGTTATATCTGGTGTGAGATTATTTAATGATGAAGTCACAAG ATATCACTATTTCCTTCAATTGAAACAGGATGTAATTGAGGGGAGAATATCATGCAATCCTCAACAAGCTGTTGAATTAGCTAGTTATTCCATGCAAGCTGAATTTGGTAATTTTGATGCTGAACGACATACTGCACACTACTTAAAGGATTTTCAACTGTTTCCAAAG actTTTACAGATTCTTCCCTCCTGGAAACCCTTACAGAGGCAGCCAGTAGACAACATGCTGCACTACATAATTTACCTCAAGGAACTGCTGAAGAGTATTATATTTGTGCCTGTCAACGTTTAGAAGGTTACGGACAAGAAATTTATGCTGTTAAAGATCAAGAAGGAAATGATATTTTGATAGGAATTTGTTTAACTGGTGTCTATGCTGGATATCCTGGAAAGGAAGGACGACATTTCAG ttGGTCAGACATAAGTAATGTTATTAATCATAAACGAGATTTCACAATCGAATCTGTTGGTGGTACtgaaaaagttgaatttcaattcAGTGATGTGGAAAGCGCCAAAAACGCTTGGCGTTTCTGTGTTCTCCAGCATATATTCTTCAGACAGTATGAAAACAATGTAGATAATGAGAAAGCACTACCTAAACCACCcgtttttcaacaaaatgaa gatAAGTTGAGACAAAAAGATAGCTATGAGGATGTAACAAATACTTCTTTACAATGGGACAGACCTGTCTCATCTTTGCAAAATTTAACGCATCGTGCACAATCTACATCTTGTTTAGATCTCAATAAACAGACTGACGTTGATACACTCAGGAGTTTTCTTCCTTCATATCGTCCTGCTCCTGATTATGAAACTGCCATACAACAGAAGTACAGAAATTCATCAG gtGCCATAACTTCTCGGGGACCATTACGGAACACACATCCAATTTTATACAGTTCTCAACCAGAAATACATCAAAGTGATACATATCCTACACATCTCCACTATCCAGATGTGACACACAATAATATTGAAcagaaaaatttgttatgtaATAATGCATTTGGACAGTCACAGATTGTAGATAACATGGGTATGCTGCATGTATACAAATCTCCACCACCATACCCAACTAATAAGATAAGTTCCAATTCTACACCAGATTTGGCCGGAATGTCTCAACAGATCAAACCTCATACAGGATTTGTCAGTAATATTGTTAGTGGATCAAGTCCTGACTTAGTTTCAGGAGGGAATTTATATTTAAGACAGCTTTATCCTGGTCACTCCGCTCATCCCGTCCATAG GCCCCAAGCAGTGATTGTAGAAAATCCGAATATTACGAAGCACATCAAAAAGGTCTACGATGAACATGGAAATATCATTTACTGTATGCCAGCTAATATGAAGCAGATATTACAAGAAAACCAACTACCAAGTACCG gtttcgTTGTTACTAGAAATCAGAATGCAATGGTAGCTCATGATCATCATAATTCAACAGAACCCATTTACGAAAATATTCCTCTACCGTGGCAAAACGATGGTGAAATGAGAGCTAGAACACAAAGTATCCATTCTGCGCCCGAAATAAGTCAAGTTGTGAATCATTCTGTAGTCAATGCAGTGCAGTCTCAATTACAGAAGCTGAATATAAACAATCAACGAG GTAGCAGAGAAAATCTTTACGTAAATATCGACGGTCTTAAGTCTTCCTCAAAAACTGATCTAAATACTCACAATTCTAGTACTCATAATCTTAACGAGAGTGGTAGATCTGGTCAATTATTCGACAAcagtcaaatgtcaaatattcaaaatgtgaGCGATTCTTCCAAAGTCATCGATACATCGTACGTTAAACCTTCCTCGAGTTTAAACACAACGAGAACATCTTTTGAAACGAATAATAGTTTAGGAAATGATAATTTCAACGATAGTACGTCCACGTCTAATACCAGTTCgactaaaacaaaaaagaagagatGGGGTATCTTGATGGGAAGGAGTAAATCGGGAGAGAAAATTAAGAGTGCCACTCTGGGTagagagaagaagaaaaaagacgAAGATCAAAATCAGGGTAACAATAAACATAGGTGGTCTACCGGATTACCCAGATTTAATCCATTACCGCCGTCTATAAGTAAGGAAACTATG tGCCaacttttggaaaataaattagcaGATAGccaattatttttcgaatttgataaaattccgaagaaaaaacaaaacgcCGAGTTTAAAACTGCTTTACTGTCTGAAAATGCAGCTTTCAACAGATTTAAGGATGTGCTTCCTTATGAAGATAATCGGTTAAGGCTCATACCtacgaaaaataataaatatggttACATTAATGCTTCTCATATCACa GCAAGTGTAGGCAGCAAACAGAGATTCTATATAGCAGCTCAAGGCCCTACAAGACAGACCTTACCTCATTTTTGGCAATGTATTTGGGAAGCTGAAGTATATTTGATAGTACAGTTAACTGATCCTACTGAGGACTTGTCATATTTACCCGATGCTGGAGAGCGATGTATAGATGTTGATCAA GATTACCAGATTTGGTGGGAGTTTTCACAGAAAACTGGACACTGTGTTACCAGTAAAGTACGATTATGTCATGTAGCTTCAAGGAGGTACCGTACCATATGGCATCTACATTATACCGATTGGGGTGATCAAGGCTGTCCTAATTCGGTAGCTCATTTTTTGGGATTTCTAGAAGAAATGCAATCTGTTCACCAACACTCTATAGGAGAAATTCCACCAGGCCACAATAAGAATCCGCCTATTTTGGTACATTGTACGGCCGGTGTAGGAAGAACTGGCCTCACCATTTTAtgtgatttattattatatactgTGGACCATAATCAA gAGGTGTGTATACCGAGGGTTGTAGGTCTGTTACGCCAACAACGTGCCTATATGATACAAACGATAGCTCAGTATAGATTTGTTTATTCGTTATTAATACATTATCTCAAACAGACTAggttaatataa
- the LOC130902000 gene encoding tyrosine-protein phosphatase non-receptor type 14 isoform X1 — MPFKLKLKKSRHYSVVSKSLFVISVEILDGTTVECTLSSESTGQDCLDVVCQKLSLNQPKFFGLQYISRNSDSNLCWLELDRPLKRQLDKYAKGLCVCLRVMYYVISGVRLFNDEVTRYHYFLQLKQDVIEGRISCNPQQAVELASYSMQAEFGNFDAERHTAHYLKDFQLFPKTFTDSSLLETLTEAASRQHAALHNLPQGTAEEYYICACQRLEGYGQEIYAVKDQEGNDILIGICLTGVYAGYPGKEGRHFSWSDISNVINHKRDFTIESVGGTEKVEFQFSDVESAKNAWRFCVLQHIFFRQYENNVDNEKALPKPPVFQQNEDKLRQKDSYEDVTNTSLQWDRPVSSLQNLTHRAQSTSCLDLNKQTDVDTLRSFLPSYRPAPDYETAIQQKYRNSSGAITSRGPLRNTHPILYSSQPEIHQSDTYPTHLHYPDVTHNNIEQKNLLCNNAFGQSQIVDNMGMLHVYKSPPPYPTNKISSNSTPDLAGMSQQIKPHTGFVSNIVSGSSPDLVSGGNLYLRQLYPGHSAHPVHRSHSYLPPQHGTYENLASIFNNNMLGRPQAVIVENPNITKHIKKVYDEHGNIIYCMPANMKQILQENQLPSTGFVVTRNQNAMVAHDHHNSTEPIYENIPLPWQNDGEMRARTQSIHSAPEISQVVNHSVVNAVQSQLQKLNINNQRGSRENLYVNIDGLKSSSKTDLNTHNSSTHNLNESGRSGQLFDNSQMSNIQNVSDSSKVIDTSYVKPSSSLNTTRTSFETNNSLGNDNFNDSTSTSNTSSTKTKKKRWGILMGRSKSGEKIKSATLGREKKKKDEDQNQGNNKHRWSTGLPRFNPLPPSISKETMCQLLENKLADSQLFFEFDKIPKKKQNAEFKTALLSENAAFNRFKDVLPYEDNRLRLIPTKNNKYGYINASHITASVGSKQRFYIAAQGPTRQTLPHFWQCIWEAEVYLIVQLTDPTEDLSYLPDAGERCIDVDQDYQIWWEFSQKTGHCVTSKVRLCHVASRRYRTIWHLHYTDWGDQGCPNSVAHFLGFLEEMQSVHQHSIGEIPPGHNKNPPILVHCTAGVGRTGLTILCDLLLYTVDHNQEVCIPRVVGLLRQQRAYMIQTIAQYRFVYSLLIHYLKQTRLI, encoded by the exons ATGCCTTTTAAACTAAAACTAAAGAAGTCCCGACATTATAGTGTAGTTTCAAAGTCACTATTTGTTATATCTGTTGAAATACTTGATGGAACTACTGTGGAATGTACTCTGTCTTCAGAAAGTACTGGACAAGATTGCTTGGATGTAGTATGCCAAAAGCTAAGTTTAAATCAACCAAAATTCTTTGGACTTCAATATATTAGCAGAAACAGTGACAGTAACTTATGCTGGTTAGAATTAGATAGACCATTAAAAAGGCAATTGGATAAGTACGCTAAGGGCTTATGTGTTTGTTTACGAGTGATGTATTATGTTATATCTGGTGTGAGATTATTTAATGATGAAGTCACAAG ATATCACTATTTCCTTCAATTGAAACAGGATGTAATTGAGGGGAGAATATCATGCAATCCTCAACAAGCTGTTGAATTAGCTAGTTATTCCATGCAAGCTGAATTTGGTAATTTTGATGCTGAACGACATACTGCACACTACTTAAAGGATTTTCAACTGTTTCCAAAG actTTTACAGATTCTTCCCTCCTGGAAACCCTTACAGAGGCAGCCAGTAGACAACATGCTGCACTACATAATTTACCTCAAGGAACTGCTGAAGAGTATTATATTTGTGCCTGTCAACGTTTAGAAGGTTACGGACAAGAAATTTATGCTGTTAAAGATCAAGAAGGAAATGATATTTTGATAGGAATTTGTTTAACTGGTGTCTATGCTGGATATCCTGGAAAGGAAGGACGACATTTCAG ttGGTCAGACATAAGTAATGTTATTAATCATAAACGAGATTTCACAATCGAATCTGTTGGTGGTACtgaaaaagttgaatttcaattcAGTGATGTGGAAAGCGCCAAAAACGCTTGGCGTTTCTGTGTTCTCCAGCATATATTCTTCAGACAGTATGAAAACAATGTAGATAATGAGAAAGCACTACCTAAACCACCcgtttttcaacaaaatgaa gatAAGTTGAGACAAAAAGATAGCTATGAGGATGTAACAAATACTTCTTTACAATGGGACAGACCTGTCTCATCTTTGCAAAATTTAACGCATCGTGCACAATCTACATCTTGTTTAGATCTCAATAAACAGACTGACGTTGATACACTCAGGAGTTTTCTTCCTTCATATCGTCCTGCTCCTGATTATGAAACTGCCATACAACAGAAGTACAGAAATTCATCAG gtGCCATAACTTCTCGGGGACCATTACGGAACACACATCCAATTTTATACAGTTCTCAACCAGAAATACATCAAAGTGATACATATCCTACACATCTCCACTATCCAGATGTGACACACAATAATATTGAAcagaaaaatttgttatgtaATAATGCATTTGGACAGTCACAGATTGTAGATAACATGGGTATGCTGCATGTATACAAATCTCCACCACCATACCCAACTAATAAGATAAGTTCCAATTCTACACCAGATTTGGCCGGAATGTCTCAACAGATCAAACCTCATACAGGATTTGTCAGTAATATTGTTAGTGGATCAAGTCCTGACTTAGTTTCAGGAGGGAATTTATATTTAAGACAGCTTTATCCTGGTCACTCCGCTCATCCCGTCCATAG aTCACATAGTTATTTGCCACCCCAACACGGTACATATGAAAATTTAGCTTccatatttaacaataatatgTTGGGTAGGCCCCAAGCAGTGATTGTAGAAAATCCGAATATTACGAAGCACATCAAAAAGGTCTACGATGAACATGGAAATATCATTTACTGTATGCCAGCTAATATGAAGCAGATATTACAAGAAAACCAACTACCAAGTACCG gtttcgTTGTTACTAGAAATCAGAATGCAATGGTAGCTCATGATCATCATAATTCAACAGAACCCATTTACGAAAATATTCCTCTACCGTGGCAAAACGATGGTGAAATGAGAGCTAGAACACAAAGTATCCATTCTGCGCCCGAAATAAGTCAAGTTGTGAATCATTCTGTAGTCAATGCAGTGCAGTCTCAATTACAGAAGCTGAATATAAACAATCAACGAG GTAGCAGAGAAAATCTTTACGTAAATATCGACGGTCTTAAGTCTTCCTCAAAAACTGATCTAAATACTCACAATTCTAGTACTCATAATCTTAACGAGAGTGGTAGATCTGGTCAATTATTCGACAAcagtcaaatgtcaaatattcaaaatgtgaGCGATTCTTCCAAAGTCATCGATACATCGTACGTTAAACCTTCCTCGAGTTTAAACACAACGAGAACATCTTTTGAAACGAATAATAGTTTAGGAAATGATAATTTCAACGATAGTACGTCCACGTCTAATACCAGTTCgactaaaacaaaaaagaagagatGGGGTATCTTGATGGGAAGGAGTAAATCGGGAGAGAAAATTAAGAGTGCCACTCTGGGTagagagaagaagaaaaaagacgAAGATCAAAATCAGGGTAACAATAAACATAGGTGGTCTACCGGATTACCCAGATTTAATCCATTACCGCCGTCTATAAGTAAGGAAACTATG tGCCaacttttggaaaataaattagcaGATAGccaattatttttcgaatttgataaaattccgaagaaaaaacaaaacgcCGAGTTTAAAACTGCTTTACTGTCTGAAAATGCAGCTTTCAACAGATTTAAGGATGTGCTTCCTTATGAAGATAATCGGTTAAGGCTCATACCtacgaaaaataataaatatggttACATTAATGCTTCTCATATCACa GCAAGTGTAGGCAGCAAACAGAGATTCTATATAGCAGCTCAAGGCCCTACAAGACAGACCTTACCTCATTTTTGGCAATGTATTTGGGAAGCTGAAGTATATTTGATAGTACAGTTAACTGATCCTACTGAGGACTTGTCATATTTACCCGATGCTGGAGAGCGATGTATAGATGTTGATCAA GATTACCAGATTTGGTGGGAGTTTTCACAGAAAACTGGACACTGTGTTACCAGTAAAGTACGATTATGTCATGTAGCTTCAAGGAGGTACCGTACCATATGGCATCTACATTATACCGATTGGGGTGATCAAGGCTGTCCTAATTCGGTAGCTCATTTTTTGGGATTTCTAGAAGAAATGCAATCTGTTCACCAACACTCTATAGGAGAAATTCCACCAGGCCACAATAAGAATCCGCCTATTTTGGTACATTGTACGGCCGGTGTAGGAAGAACTGGCCTCACCATTTTAtgtgatttattattatatactgTGGACCATAATCAA gAGGTGTGTATACCGAGGGTTGTAGGTCTGTTACGCCAACAACGTGCCTATATGATACAAACGATAGCTCAGTATAGATTTGTTTATTCGTTATTAATACATTATCTCAAACAGACTAggttaatataa
- the LOC130902006 gene encoding succinate dehydrogenase cytochrome b560 subunit, mitochondrial-like — protein sequence MYDKVTDCKLLLLDENVIRVCFQNAPTNKTVVKLELVECHLIFICQEFLKFSSTEFVFNFTMSLIFRLARPGYGSQFLKNTNGMISWMRPVTLKATSITPPKEEGHDERNMKLGRPQSPHLTIYAPQLTSLLSITHRATGMALAFYTIAFGLTAAAAPESISEYIDAVECMELGKPVLSGLKFMLAFPMTYHFWNGIRHLLWDSGRFLTIREVYATGYIMLILAIATAVGLSVM from the exons ATGTATGACAAAGTAACAGATTGCAAACTGCTCCTATTGGATGAAAACGTCATCAGAGTATGCTTTCAAAACGCACCCACAAACAAAACCGTTGTGAAGTTGGAACTTGTCGAATGTCacctaatttttatttgtcaggaatttcttaaattttcttcaacagaATTTGTATTCAATTTCACAATGTCTTTAATTTTCAG GTTAGCGAGACCAGGATATGGTAgccagtttttaaaaaatacaaatggaATGATTTCTTGGATGCGTCCAGTAACTTTAAAGGCAACAAGTATCACTCCACCCAAAGAAGAAGGTCATGATGAACGTAACATGAAATTAGGAAGACCCCAATCTCCTCATTTGACAATATATGCACCTCAACTTACTTCCCTCTTATCAATTACACATAGGGCTACag gcATGGCCTTAGCATTTTATACTATTGCTTTTGGTTTGACAGCTGCAGCCGCACCAGAATCCATATCTGAATATATTGATGCAGTCGAATGTATGGAATTAGGAAAACCAGTTTTAAGTGGGTTGAAATTTATGTTGGCATTTCCAATGACTTATCATTTCTGGAATGGTATTCGTCATCTGTTGTGGGATTCTGGAAGATTCCTCACTATTCGTGAAGTTTATGCCACCGGTTATATTATGCTGATATTAGCCATTGCCACAGCAGTCGGTCTTTCTGTAAtgtaa